The proteins below come from a single Ictalurus furcatus strain D&B chromosome 15, Billie_1.0, whole genome shotgun sequence genomic window:
- the znf341 gene encoding zinc finger protein 341 isoform X1 has protein sequence MSQAIFEVLEGMDNQTVLAVQSFLDGQAGVPDHSNQNVSGAAIQPMDDDDVFLCGKCKKQFNSLPAFLTHKREQCQQNTPSLATVSLASSNTYTPVPSVSAVPQPPANRQVSTYITVPPSPLTHTLVQGNVLVSDEVLMSAISAFTSMDTPVTAMQASSQSNLSLPSAASYLQHHPQASQPLPLAQAPPLSAQVPTSINSSIVQVYSTLPPMAGGGNAEVHTLGLQQFQSVQGGGGQCVDSQTAAFSSAPVYSSAKPAQKLKSCSSTVTVSELSEYDKVIIPKKTRNSKKGQEAGQTKAKGQKLKCSFCDKVFAKNFDLQQHIRSHTGEKPFQCIVCGRAFAQKSNVKKHMQTHKVWPAGVHSTASRLPVTAKAVPENAAQGSVGHEEEHGNGFRSRRYSYVYGQGGLRRASPRRSYTADPLFCSPGVLDQSETELASEAKGSNQARNERLVLIDSSYQCQFCAAKFSSYFQLKSHMTHHKDEQVYRCVVKACSQTFQKLELFLEHIRSHQEHLTYRCHLCTKVFQSLFELGLHQYSHSFCPQQNTRKDTAYYRCNKCQSKYSTQEALEQHILTASHNFPCPHCHKVFPCERYFRRHLLTHGAVGRFKCQICKKLFKTEHYLKLHTQIHSGEKPYKCSVCEATFNRKDKVKRHMLIHEPFKKYKCPFRTHVGCTKEFNRPDKLKAHILSHSGIKPFKCQFCQKSFSRRAHMLEHQRSHTNNYRFRCSTCAKGFTRLKYYREHRCPLTAASDTTAGTAGGGEPTAGEADYTDAPEEDYDNEEETSEGGVVGAEMGTGAEMMRGTDEEDEDEEQNEGLQGGGGADELLEETVFGSTAH, from the exons ATGTCGCAGGCGATATTCGAGGTGTTAGAAG GAATGGACAATCAGACGGTCCTTGCTGTCCAGTCCTTCCTGGATGGTCAAGCCGGCGTCCCTGATCACAGCAATCAGAACGTCTCGGGAGCCGCCATCCAGCCGATGG atGATGATGACGTCTTCCTGTGTGGGAAGTGTAAGAAGCAGTTCAACTCCTTGCCGGCGTTCTTGACTCACAAAAGGGAGCAGTGCCAGCAGAACACGCCCTCGCTCGCCACCGTGTCACTGGCGTCCAGCAACACTTACACGCCTGTACCCTCGGTCAGCGCCGTGCCACAACCTCCGGCCAACAGACAG GTGTCGACGTACATCACGGTGCCGCCatctcctctcacacacaccctggtGCAGGGGAACGTTCTGGTGAGCGACGAGGTTCTCATGTCGGCCATCTCGGCGTTCACGTCCATGGACACCCCAGTCACGGCCATGCAGGCTTCCTCTCAG agTAATTTGAGCCTGCCCAGTGCAGCATCCTACCTGCAGCACCACCCACAGGCCTCTCAGCCCCTCCcactggcccaggctccacccCTTTCTGCACAGGTTCCCACCAGTATCAACAGCTCAATAGTGCAGGTGTACAGCACACTGCCCCCGATGGCTGGAGGAGGAAACGCAGAGGTCCACACACTCGGCCTCCAACAGTTCCAGtctgttcag ggtggtggtggtcaGTGTGTGGACAGTCAGACTGCAGCCTTCAGCAGCGCTCCCGTTTACAGTTCGGCTAAACCGGCACAGAAGCTGAAGAGCTGCAGCAGCACCGTGACTGTGAGCGAGCTGAGCGAATACGACAAGGTCATCATCCCCAAAAAGACCCGCAACTCCAAGAAAGGCCAGGAAG CAGGTCAAACAAAAGCCAAAGGTCAGAAGCTTAAGTGCAGTTTCTGTGACAAGGTGTTTGCTAAAAACTTCGACCTGCAGCAGCACATCAGAAG TCACACAGGCGAGAAGCCGTTCCAGTGCATTGTATGCGGCCGAGCTTTCGCCCAGAAGTCCAACGTGAAGAAGCACATGCAGACGCACAAGGTGTGGCCAGCCGGAGTGCACAGCACCGCGTCCAGACTCCCTGTAACGGCAAAAGCGGTCCCGGAGAACGCGGCTCAAGGTTCAGTCGGACACGAAGAAGAACATGGTAACGGCTTCCGTTCACGTCGTTATAGTTACGTTTACGGTCAGGGAGGACTGAGACGGGCGTCTCCGAGGAGATCGTACACGGCTGATCCTCTTTTCTGTTCTCCAGGAGTTCTGGATCAGAGCGAGACTGAGCTCGCGTCCGAGGCGAAAGGATCCAACCAGGCCCGAAATGAGCGGCTCGTCCTCATCGACAGCTCGTACCAGTGCCAGTTCTGCGCCGCAAAATTCAGCAGCTACTTCCAGCTCAAATCCCACATGACCCACCACAAAGATGAGCAG gtgtacaggtgtgtggTGAAAGCGTGCTCTCAGACCTTCCAGAAGCTGGAGCTCTTCCTTGAGCACATCCGCTCTCACCAGGAGCACCTGACCTACCGCTGTCACCTGTGTACCAAAGTGTTCCAGTCTCTGTTCGAGCTCGGCCTGCACCAGTACTCGCACAGCTTCTGTCCTCAGCAGAATACGCGCAAAGACACTGCTTactacag GTGTAATAAGTGTCAGAGTAAATACTCCACACAGGAAGCTCTGGAGCAGCACATCCTTACCGCCTCACACAACTTCCCCTGTCCACACTGCCACAAG gtgttccCATGCGAGCGATATTTCCGGAGACACCTGCTCACTCACGGCGCTGTTGGCAGATTCAAATGCCAGATCTGTAAAAAGCTGTTTAAAACGGAGCACTACCtcaaactgcacacacagatacactcgG GTGAGAAGCCGTATAAATGTTCGGTGTGTGAAGCCACGTTCAACCGCAAGGACAAGGTGAAGAGACACATGCTGATCCATGAACCCTTTAAGAAGTACAAGTGTCCTTTCAG gacgCATGTTGGCTGCACCAAAGAGTTCAACAGACCAGACAAGCTGAAGGCACACATCCTGTCTCACTCAG GCATTAAGCCGTTTAAGTGCCAGTTCTGCCAGAAGAGCTTCAGTCGGCGTGCACACATGCTCGAGCACCAGCGCTCTCACACCAACAACTACCGTTTCCGCTGCTCCACCTGCGCCAAGGGCTTCACCCGCCTCAAATACTACCGTGAGCACCGCTGCCCACTGACCGCTGCCTCGGACACCACCGCTGGAACAGCtggag gtggagaACCCACAGCCGGAGAAGCAGATTACACGGATGCCCCGGAGGAAGATTATGACAATGAGGAAGAGACGAGTGAAGGTGGAGTTGTGGGAGCTGAAATGGGAACAGGAGCTGAGATGATGAGAGGAAcagatgaggaggatgaggatgaggagcaGAATGAAGGTTTGCAGGGAGGTGGAGGGGCTGATGAACTGCTGGAGGAAACCGTATTCGGCTCTACAGCTCATTGA
- the znf341 gene encoding zinc finger protein 341 isoform X3 — MSQAIFEVLEGMDNQTVLAVQSFLDGQAGVPDHSNQNVSGAAIQPMDDDDVFLCGKCKKQFNSLPAFLTHKREQCQQNTPSLATVSLASSNTYTPVPSVSAVPQPPANRQVSTYITVPPSPLTHTLVQGNVLVSDEVLMSAISAFTSMDTPVTAMQASSQSNLSLPSAASYLQHHPQASQPLPLAQAPPLSAQVPTSINSSIVQVYSTLPPMAGGGNAEVHTLGLQQFQSVQGGGGQCVDSQTAAFSSAPVYSSAKPAQKLKSCSSTVTVSELSEYDKVIIPKKTRNSKKGQEAGQTKAKGQKLKCSFCDKVFAKNFDLQQHIRSHTGEKPFQCIVCGRAFAQKSNVKKHMQTHKVWPAGVHSTASRLPVTAKAVPENAAQGSVGHEEEHGNGFRSRRYSYVYGQGGLRRASPRRSYTADPLFCSPGVLDQSETELASEAKGSNQARNERLVLIDSSYQCQFCAAKFSSYFQLKSHMTHHKDEQVYRCVVKACSQTFQKLELFLEHIRSHQEHLTYRCHLCTKVFQSLFELGLHQYSHSFCPQQNTRKDTAYYRCNKCQSKYSTQEALEQHILTASHNFPCPHCHKVFPCERYFRRHLLTHGAVGRFKCQICKKLFKTEHYLKLHTQIHSGEKPYKCSVCEATFNRKDKVKRHMLIHEPFKKYKCPFRTHVGCTKEFNRPDKLKAHILSHSGIKPFKCQFCQKSFSRRAHMLEHQRSHTNNYRFRCSTCAKGFTRLKYYREHRCPLTAASDTTAGTAGAGEADYTDAPEEDYDNEEETSEGGVVGAEMGTGAEMMRGTDEEDEDEEQNEGLQGGGGADELLEETVFGSTAH, encoded by the exons ATGTCGCAGGCGATATTCGAGGTGTTAGAAG GAATGGACAATCAGACGGTCCTTGCTGTCCAGTCCTTCCTGGATGGTCAAGCCGGCGTCCCTGATCACAGCAATCAGAACGTCTCGGGAGCCGCCATCCAGCCGATGG atGATGATGACGTCTTCCTGTGTGGGAAGTGTAAGAAGCAGTTCAACTCCTTGCCGGCGTTCTTGACTCACAAAAGGGAGCAGTGCCAGCAGAACACGCCCTCGCTCGCCACCGTGTCACTGGCGTCCAGCAACACTTACACGCCTGTACCCTCGGTCAGCGCCGTGCCACAACCTCCGGCCAACAGACAG GTGTCGACGTACATCACGGTGCCGCCatctcctctcacacacaccctggtGCAGGGGAACGTTCTGGTGAGCGACGAGGTTCTCATGTCGGCCATCTCGGCGTTCACGTCCATGGACACCCCAGTCACGGCCATGCAGGCTTCCTCTCAG agTAATTTGAGCCTGCCCAGTGCAGCATCCTACCTGCAGCACCACCCACAGGCCTCTCAGCCCCTCCcactggcccaggctccacccCTTTCTGCACAGGTTCCCACCAGTATCAACAGCTCAATAGTGCAGGTGTACAGCACACTGCCCCCGATGGCTGGAGGAGGAAACGCAGAGGTCCACACACTCGGCCTCCAACAGTTCCAGtctgttcag ggtggtggtggtcaGTGTGTGGACAGTCAGACTGCAGCCTTCAGCAGCGCTCCCGTTTACAGTTCGGCTAAACCGGCACAGAAGCTGAAGAGCTGCAGCAGCACCGTGACTGTGAGCGAGCTGAGCGAATACGACAAGGTCATCATCCCCAAAAAGACCCGCAACTCCAAGAAAGGCCAGGAAG CAGGTCAAACAAAAGCCAAAGGTCAGAAGCTTAAGTGCAGTTTCTGTGACAAGGTGTTTGCTAAAAACTTCGACCTGCAGCAGCACATCAGAAG TCACACAGGCGAGAAGCCGTTCCAGTGCATTGTATGCGGCCGAGCTTTCGCCCAGAAGTCCAACGTGAAGAAGCACATGCAGACGCACAAGGTGTGGCCAGCCGGAGTGCACAGCACCGCGTCCAGACTCCCTGTAACGGCAAAAGCGGTCCCGGAGAACGCGGCTCAAGGTTCAGTCGGACACGAAGAAGAACATGGTAACGGCTTCCGTTCACGTCGTTATAGTTACGTTTACGGTCAGGGAGGACTGAGACGGGCGTCTCCGAGGAGATCGTACACGGCTGATCCTCTTTTCTGTTCTCCAGGAGTTCTGGATCAGAGCGAGACTGAGCTCGCGTCCGAGGCGAAAGGATCCAACCAGGCCCGAAATGAGCGGCTCGTCCTCATCGACAGCTCGTACCAGTGCCAGTTCTGCGCCGCAAAATTCAGCAGCTACTTCCAGCTCAAATCCCACATGACCCACCACAAAGATGAGCAG gtgtacaggtgtgtggTGAAAGCGTGCTCTCAGACCTTCCAGAAGCTGGAGCTCTTCCTTGAGCACATCCGCTCTCACCAGGAGCACCTGACCTACCGCTGTCACCTGTGTACCAAAGTGTTCCAGTCTCTGTTCGAGCTCGGCCTGCACCAGTACTCGCACAGCTTCTGTCCTCAGCAGAATACGCGCAAAGACACTGCTTactacag GTGTAATAAGTGTCAGAGTAAATACTCCACACAGGAAGCTCTGGAGCAGCACATCCTTACCGCCTCACACAACTTCCCCTGTCCACACTGCCACAAG gtgttccCATGCGAGCGATATTTCCGGAGACACCTGCTCACTCACGGCGCTGTTGGCAGATTCAAATGCCAGATCTGTAAAAAGCTGTTTAAAACGGAGCACTACCtcaaactgcacacacagatacactcgG GTGAGAAGCCGTATAAATGTTCGGTGTGTGAAGCCACGTTCAACCGCAAGGACAAGGTGAAGAGACACATGCTGATCCATGAACCCTTTAAGAAGTACAAGTGTCCTTTCAG gacgCATGTTGGCTGCACCAAAGAGTTCAACAGACCAGACAAGCTGAAGGCACACATCCTGTCTCACTCAG GCATTAAGCCGTTTAAGTGCCAGTTCTGCCAGAAGAGCTTCAGTCGGCGTGCACACATGCTCGAGCACCAGCGCTCTCACACCAACAACTACCGTTTCCGCTGCTCCACCTGCGCCAAGGGCTTCACCCGCCTCAAATACTACCGTGAGCACCGCTGCCCACTGACCGCTGCCTCGGACACCACCGCTGGAACAGCtggag CCGGAGAAGCAGATTACACGGATGCCCCGGAGGAAGATTATGACAATGAGGAAGAGACGAGTGAAGGTGGAGTTGTGGGAGCTGAAATGGGAACAGGAGCTGAGATGATGAGAGGAAcagatgaggaggatgaggatgaggagcaGAATGAAGGTTTGCAGGGAGGTGGAGGGGCTGATGAACTGCTGGAGGAAACCGTATTCGGCTCTACAGCTCATTGA
- the znf341 gene encoding zinc finger protein 341 isoform X2: MSQAIFEVLEGMDNQTVLAVQSFLDGQAGVPDHSNQNVSGAAIQPMDDDDVFLCGKCKKQFNSLPAFLTHKREQCQQNTPSLATVSLASSNTYTPVPSVSAVPQPPANRQVSTYITVPPSPLTHTLVQGNVLVSDEVLMSAISAFTSMDTPVTAMQASSQSNLSLPSAASYLQHHPQASQPLPLAQAPPLSAQVPTSINSSIVQVYSTLPPMAGGGNAEVHTLGLQQFQSVQGGGGQCVDSQTAAFSSAPVYSSAKPAQKLKSCSSTVTVSELSEYDKVIIPKKTRNSKKGQEGQTKAKGQKLKCSFCDKVFAKNFDLQQHIRSHTGEKPFQCIVCGRAFAQKSNVKKHMQTHKVWPAGVHSTASRLPVTAKAVPENAAQGSVGHEEEHGNGFRSRRYSYVYGQGGLRRASPRRSYTADPLFCSPGVLDQSETELASEAKGSNQARNERLVLIDSSYQCQFCAAKFSSYFQLKSHMTHHKDEQVYRCVVKACSQTFQKLELFLEHIRSHQEHLTYRCHLCTKVFQSLFELGLHQYSHSFCPQQNTRKDTAYYRCNKCQSKYSTQEALEQHILTASHNFPCPHCHKVFPCERYFRRHLLTHGAVGRFKCQICKKLFKTEHYLKLHTQIHSGEKPYKCSVCEATFNRKDKVKRHMLIHEPFKKYKCPFRTHVGCTKEFNRPDKLKAHILSHSGIKPFKCQFCQKSFSRRAHMLEHQRSHTNNYRFRCSTCAKGFTRLKYYREHRCPLTAASDTTAGTAGGGEPTAGEADYTDAPEEDYDNEEETSEGGVVGAEMGTGAEMMRGTDEEDEDEEQNEGLQGGGGADELLEETVFGSTAH, translated from the exons ATGTCGCAGGCGATATTCGAGGTGTTAGAAG GAATGGACAATCAGACGGTCCTTGCTGTCCAGTCCTTCCTGGATGGTCAAGCCGGCGTCCCTGATCACAGCAATCAGAACGTCTCGGGAGCCGCCATCCAGCCGATGG atGATGATGACGTCTTCCTGTGTGGGAAGTGTAAGAAGCAGTTCAACTCCTTGCCGGCGTTCTTGACTCACAAAAGGGAGCAGTGCCAGCAGAACACGCCCTCGCTCGCCACCGTGTCACTGGCGTCCAGCAACACTTACACGCCTGTACCCTCGGTCAGCGCCGTGCCACAACCTCCGGCCAACAGACAG GTGTCGACGTACATCACGGTGCCGCCatctcctctcacacacaccctggtGCAGGGGAACGTTCTGGTGAGCGACGAGGTTCTCATGTCGGCCATCTCGGCGTTCACGTCCATGGACACCCCAGTCACGGCCATGCAGGCTTCCTCTCAG agTAATTTGAGCCTGCCCAGTGCAGCATCCTACCTGCAGCACCACCCACAGGCCTCTCAGCCCCTCCcactggcccaggctccacccCTTTCTGCACAGGTTCCCACCAGTATCAACAGCTCAATAGTGCAGGTGTACAGCACACTGCCCCCGATGGCTGGAGGAGGAAACGCAGAGGTCCACACACTCGGCCTCCAACAGTTCCAGtctgttcag ggtggtggtggtcaGTGTGTGGACAGTCAGACTGCAGCCTTCAGCAGCGCTCCCGTTTACAGTTCGGCTAAACCGGCACAGAAGCTGAAGAGCTGCAGCAGCACCGTGACTGTGAGCGAGCTGAGCGAATACGACAAGGTCATCATCCCCAAAAAGACCCGCAACTCCAAGAAAGGCCAGGAAG GTCAAACAAAAGCCAAAGGTCAGAAGCTTAAGTGCAGTTTCTGTGACAAGGTGTTTGCTAAAAACTTCGACCTGCAGCAGCACATCAGAAG TCACACAGGCGAGAAGCCGTTCCAGTGCATTGTATGCGGCCGAGCTTTCGCCCAGAAGTCCAACGTGAAGAAGCACATGCAGACGCACAAGGTGTGGCCAGCCGGAGTGCACAGCACCGCGTCCAGACTCCCTGTAACGGCAAAAGCGGTCCCGGAGAACGCGGCTCAAGGTTCAGTCGGACACGAAGAAGAACATGGTAACGGCTTCCGTTCACGTCGTTATAGTTACGTTTACGGTCAGGGAGGACTGAGACGGGCGTCTCCGAGGAGATCGTACACGGCTGATCCTCTTTTCTGTTCTCCAGGAGTTCTGGATCAGAGCGAGACTGAGCTCGCGTCCGAGGCGAAAGGATCCAACCAGGCCCGAAATGAGCGGCTCGTCCTCATCGACAGCTCGTACCAGTGCCAGTTCTGCGCCGCAAAATTCAGCAGCTACTTCCAGCTCAAATCCCACATGACCCACCACAAAGATGAGCAG gtgtacaggtgtgtggTGAAAGCGTGCTCTCAGACCTTCCAGAAGCTGGAGCTCTTCCTTGAGCACATCCGCTCTCACCAGGAGCACCTGACCTACCGCTGTCACCTGTGTACCAAAGTGTTCCAGTCTCTGTTCGAGCTCGGCCTGCACCAGTACTCGCACAGCTTCTGTCCTCAGCAGAATACGCGCAAAGACACTGCTTactacag GTGTAATAAGTGTCAGAGTAAATACTCCACACAGGAAGCTCTGGAGCAGCACATCCTTACCGCCTCACACAACTTCCCCTGTCCACACTGCCACAAG gtgttccCATGCGAGCGATATTTCCGGAGACACCTGCTCACTCACGGCGCTGTTGGCAGATTCAAATGCCAGATCTGTAAAAAGCTGTTTAAAACGGAGCACTACCtcaaactgcacacacagatacactcgG GTGAGAAGCCGTATAAATGTTCGGTGTGTGAAGCCACGTTCAACCGCAAGGACAAGGTGAAGAGACACATGCTGATCCATGAACCCTTTAAGAAGTACAAGTGTCCTTTCAG gacgCATGTTGGCTGCACCAAAGAGTTCAACAGACCAGACAAGCTGAAGGCACACATCCTGTCTCACTCAG GCATTAAGCCGTTTAAGTGCCAGTTCTGCCAGAAGAGCTTCAGTCGGCGTGCACACATGCTCGAGCACCAGCGCTCTCACACCAACAACTACCGTTTCCGCTGCTCCACCTGCGCCAAGGGCTTCACCCGCCTCAAATACTACCGTGAGCACCGCTGCCCACTGACCGCTGCCTCGGACACCACCGCTGGAACAGCtggag gtggagaACCCACAGCCGGAGAAGCAGATTACACGGATGCCCCGGAGGAAGATTATGACAATGAGGAAGAGACGAGTGAAGGTGGAGTTGTGGGAGCTGAAATGGGAACAGGAGCTGAGATGATGAGAGGAAcagatgaggaggatgaggatgaggagcaGAATGAAGGTTTGCAGGGAGGTGGAGGGGCTGATGAACTGCTGGAGGAAACCGTATTCGGCTCTACAGCTCATTGA
- the znf341 gene encoding zinc finger protein 341 isoform X4, giving the protein MSQAIFEVLEGMDNQTVLAVQSFLDGQAGVPDHSNQNVSGAAIQPMDDDDVFLCGKCKKQFNSLPAFLTHKREQCQQNTPSLATVSLASSNTYTPVPSVSAVPQPPANRQVSTYITVPPSPLTHTLVQGNVLVSDEVLMSAISAFTSMDTPVTAMQASSQSNLSLPSAASYLQHHPQASQPLPLAQAPPLSAQVPTSINSSIVQVYSTLPPMAGGGNAEVHTLGLQQFQSVQGGGGQCVDSQTAAFSSAPVYSSAKPAQKLKSCSSTVTVSELSEYDKVIIPKKTRNSKKGQEAGQTKAKGQKLKCSFCDKVFAKNFDLQQHIRSHTGEKPFQCIVCGRAFAQKSNVKKHMQTHKVWPAGVHSTASRLPVTAKAVPENAAQGSVGHEEEHGVLDQSETELASEAKGSNQARNERLVLIDSSYQCQFCAAKFSSYFQLKSHMTHHKDEQVYRCVVKACSQTFQKLELFLEHIRSHQEHLTYRCHLCTKVFQSLFELGLHQYSHSFCPQQNTRKDTAYYRCNKCQSKYSTQEALEQHILTASHNFPCPHCHKVFPCERYFRRHLLTHGAVGRFKCQICKKLFKTEHYLKLHTQIHSGEKPYKCSVCEATFNRKDKVKRHMLIHEPFKKYKCPFRTHVGCTKEFNRPDKLKAHILSHSGIKPFKCQFCQKSFSRRAHMLEHQRSHTNNYRFRCSTCAKGFTRLKYYREHRCPLTAASDTTAGTAGGGEPTAGEADYTDAPEEDYDNEEETSEGGVVGAEMGTGAEMMRGTDEEDEDEEQNEGLQGGGGADELLEETVFGSTAH; this is encoded by the exons ATGTCGCAGGCGATATTCGAGGTGTTAGAAG GAATGGACAATCAGACGGTCCTTGCTGTCCAGTCCTTCCTGGATGGTCAAGCCGGCGTCCCTGATCACAGCAATCAGAACGTCTCGGGAGCCGCCATCCAGCCGATGG atGATGATGACGTCTTCCTGTGTGGGAAGTGTAAGAAGCAGTTCAACTCCTTGCCGGCGTTCTTGACTCACAAAAGGGAGCAGTGCCAGCAGAACACGCCCTCGCTCGCCACCGTGTCACTGGCGTCCAGCAACACTTACACGCCTGTACCCTCGGTCAGCGCCGTGCCACAACCTCCGGCCAACAGACAG GTGTCGACGTACATCACGGTGCCGCCatctcctctcacacacaccctggtGCAGGGGAACGTTCTGGTGAGCGACGAGGTTCTCATGTCGGCCATCTCGGCGTTCACGTCCATGGACACCCCAGTCACGGCCATGCAGGCTTCCTCTCAG agTAATTTGAGCCTGCCCAGTGCAGCATCCTACCTGCAGCACCACCCACAGGCCTCTCAGCCCCTCCcactggcccaggctccacccCTTTCTGCACAGGTTCCCACCAGTATCAACAGCTCAATAGTGCAGGTGTACAGCACACTGCCCCCGATGGCTGGAGGAGGAAACGCAGAGGTCCACACACTCGGCCTCCAACAGTTCCAGtctgttcag ggtggtggtggtcaGTGTGTGGACAGTCAGACTGCAGCCTTCAGCAGCGCTCCCGTTTACAGTTCGGCTAAACCGGCACAGAAGCTGAAGAGCTGCAGCAGCACCGTGACTGTGAGCGAGCTGAGCGAATACGACAAGGTCATCATCCCCAAAAAGACCCGCAACTCCAAGAAAGGCCAGGAAG CAGGTCAAACAAAAGCCAAAGGTCAGAAGCTTAAGTGCAGTTTCTGTGACAAGGTGTTTGCTAAAAACTTCGACCTGCAGCAGCACATCAGAAG TCACACAGGCGAGAAGCCGTTCCAGTGCATTGTATGCGGCCGAGCTTTCGCCCAGAAGTCCAACGTGAAGAAGCACATGCAGACGCACAAGGTGTGGCCAGCCGGAGTGCACAGCACCGCGTCCAGACTCCCTGTAACGGCAAAAGCGGTCCCGGAGAACGCGGCTCAAGGTTCAGTCGGACACGAAGAAGAACATG GAGTTCTGGATCAGAGCGAGACTGAGCTCGCGTCCGAGGCGAAAGGATCCAACCAGGCCCGAAATGAGCGGCTCGTCCTCATCGACAGCTCGTACCAGTGCCAGTTCTGCGCCGCAAAATTCAGCAGCTACTTCCAGCTCAAATCCCACATGACCCACCACAAAGATGAGCAG gtgtacaggtgtgtggTGAAAGCGTGCTCTCAGACCTTCCAGAAGCTGGAGCTCTTCCTTGAGCACATCCGCTCTCACCAGGAGCACCTGACCTACCGCTGTCACCTGTGTACCAAAGTGTTCCAGTCTCTGTTCGAGCTCGGCCTGCACCAGTACTCGCACAGCTTCTGTCCTCAGCAGAATACGCGCAAAGACACTGCTTactacag GTGTAATAAGTGTCAGAGTAAATACTCCACACAGGAAGCTCTGGAGCAGCACATCCTTACCGCCTCACACAACTTCCCCTGTCCACACTGCCACAAG gtgttccCATGCGAGCGATATTTCCGGAGACACCTGCTCACTCACGGCGCTGTTGGCAGATTCAAATGCCAGATCTGTAAAAAGCTGTTTAAAACGGAGCACTACCtcaaactgcacacacagatacactcgG GTGAGAAGCCGTATAAATGTTCGGTGTGTGAAGCCACGTTCAACCGCAAGGACAAGGTGAAGAGACACATGCTGATCCATGAACCCTTTAAGAAGTACAAGTGTCCTTTCAG gacgCATGTTGGCTGCACCAAAGAGTTCAACAGACCAGACAAGCTGAAGGCACACATCCTGTCTCACTCAG GCATTAAGCCGTTTAAGTGCCAGTTCTGCCAGAAGAGCTTCAGTCGGCGTGCACACATGCTCGAGCACCAGCGCTCTCACACCAACAACTACCGTTTCCGCTGCTCCACCTGCGCCAAGGGCTTCACCCGCCTCAAATACTACCGTGAGCACCGCTGCCCACTGACCGCTGCCTCGGACACCACCGCTGGAACAGCtggag gtggagaACCCACAGCCGGAGAAGCAGATTACACGGATGCCCCGGAGGAAGATTATGACAATGAGGAAGAGACGAGTGAAGGTGGAGTTGTGGGAGCTGAAATGGGAACAGGAGCTGAGATGATGAGAGGAAcagatgaggaggatgaggatgaggagcaGAATGAAGGTTTGCAGGGAGGTGGAGGGGCTGATGAACTGCTGGAGGAAACCGTATTCGGCTCTACAGCTCATTGA